The following is a genomic window from Nitrospira sp..
TTTTGAGACGATTCGCAAGATCGCCCACGGCATGAAAGGCGCCGGCGGCAGCTACGGATTCGACTGCATTACGACAATGGCGGCAACGATGGAACAGGCGGCCAAATCCGGAGCGGCCGATCCGATCCGGATCGAGCTGGATGCGCTCGCGACCTATCTCGAACAGGTCCAGGTCGTCTTCGACTGACACACAATCGATGGCAACACGAGAACAGGAGGTCTCATGAATACGGCACCGCACCCGGACAAACCCACGCTGCTGATGGCGGAAGACGAAGAAGATACCGCCAGTCTGCTGAAGTTCTTGCTGGAACGCGCCGGGTACCGCATCGTCCATGCGCCCGACGGCCTCCAGGCGCAGCAGTTGATCGATACGATGGCGCCGCCCAGCCTCGTGTTGCTCGACATCATGCTGCCGCACATGAGCGGCCTGCAGTTACTCCCGTATATTCGGAGCAAACCAGAGTGGCAGCAGGTTCCGATCATCATGCTCACCGCGGATTCGAGCGAGCACGACATTCAACGGGCGCTGGCCGCGGGCGCAAACGACTACATGGTGAAACCCTTCAACCCACGGGAACTCACCGCGCGGCTGAACCGCTTCCTCAAGGTCGCGGCCTAGCGGGGGGGCGCAGGTGACGGGCGTGGTTGACCAGACGCTCTCTCAGTCGATTGTCGGCGCTGGATGGCTGGCCACCTTCGCCATTCATGGCCTGATTCTCTTCCTGCTTGGATGGACGCTCGTGATCCGCCGGCTCCGCGCCTCAACCGACCGGCGGCGCCAACAGATGATGACCGTCTGGCGCCCGATCCTGGCCCAAAGCTTAATCGAAGCGCCGGACATTCTGCCGCCGATCCACCCGCGCGACCGGGTGCTGTTTCTCTATGTCTGGAATCATCTGCAAGAATCCATCAAAGGCGAATCGTCGGACGAGCTCTGCGCGATCTTGCGGCGGACCGGCATGGACCATGTCGTACGCCACTACTTAGCCAAAGGGACGTTGCGGCAGCAACTTCTGGCCATCGTCACGCTCGGCCACTTGAAAGATTCCTCGATCTGGCCGCGCCTCGTCGAGCTCGCGCAGGATGCGAATGCGTTTCGCTCGTTCGAGGCCGCCCGCGCCCTGGTGCGCATCGATGCCACGAAGGCCATTCCCGAGTTGGTCCCCTTACTGTCCCAACGCGCCGATTGGTCTCCGCTCAAAGTGCTGACCATCTTACAACGCGCGGGGAACGAGCTCGTCGCCCGCGCACTCGGGGAAGCCGCGGTACAAGCAGAACCGCTCATTGCCGCCCGGTTGCTCCGCTTCCTCGCCTCGACCAGGAATCATCGCGCCTTGCCGCTGATCCGCCCCCTGCTGGCCCGGCGCCCCCTGCACGAAAACGTGCTGGCCGGGTGCCTCTCGCTACTGGGGCAATGCTCCGATCCGCAGGATCTCTCCACCGTGCGGCAGTACCTCACTCACCCCATGTGGTTTATTCGAGTCCAGGCGGCGGCCGCGCTTGGAAAGATGGGCGTCAAGGAGGATGAAGGCGCCTTGATCGGACTGTTGAGCGACTCCCACTGGTGGGTGCGCTATCGAGCCGCGGAAGCGCTCTCGCTGTTGCCATCGATGACGGACGACAAACTCTCGATCCTCGTGCAAACACTGCCGACAACCGAAGCGCGGAAAGTGCTCACACCCTTTGTCGCGAAACGGTTCGAGGAATCCCTACCACACACGCCCGGCTTGTCCGCGGCCTGACCGCGCAGACTTGTTACGACGAGCCGGCGGCAAACGCGAGCGTCTGCACACCCTTTAACTCAGGAAGGATGACGACCGCTCCGCGCTGCTCAATGCCCTTCAGCGACGAGCGTGCAGGATCGATGTGCCAGCCACTGGGCACCTCCAGCGTCAACCCAACCACAGACTCCGGAACCGTCATCGTAATCGTCCCGCCCCGCCCGATTGACTCGACATCCAGCTGCACCTGGTTGCGCGCCGTCCACCAGCGGCCGAACTCCCGGACCGAACCGAACCAGGCGAAGGGCCGCACGCCTTCGACGAATCCCTTCTCGAAGACCAGCTTATGGTCGAGGATGTTCGGATGGATAAGGACAACCATCGAGCCGCCGTACCGGCCGATCTGACGCGCGATCTCCAGCGCCTCCGGCAGCCGGTCGCCCATCTTCGGCAATTCTTCGTCTTCGATCGTCACGGGAAACTCGAACAGCTCGACTTCACTGTCCGTCAACCGGTCGTACGTCAATTGATAGGGCAAATGCGTCAACGAGTTATTGGCGGTCGCGGTCGAGCTGTACCGATAGCCTGTGGCCAGCAACGCCTGCGGGAGGCTGAACGGATTGGAGAGTTCCCCCGGCCTGAATGACACGATGGACTGGCCTGAAAACCGATCGATCAAGAATTTGCTGACTCGCAATTCGCCGAGGATGCTCGCGTTCAACGCCGTCGTCCGATTCTTCACGAACGGCGCATAGGCGGGGTAGGCCTCGCGCCCCGTGCCCATGGGAAACGCATTGAACACGCGGGAGTGGGCAATCGTATGGCTCCCCAGCTCCATGCCGAGCTCTGCGAGGCGCGCGAGATACCGCACGCCCTCGTCGTTGAAAAAAATATCGTCGTTGTAATCGCGAATGTATTTC
Proteins encoded in this region:
- a CDS encoding Hpt domain-containing protein (MaGe:77307483); translation: MNHTSPDQSAGASQALIVHIESDFEPLLPKFMTNRKKEVVAMRDALAQQDFETIRKIAHGMKGAGGSYGFDCITTMAATMEQAAKSGAADPIRIELDALATYLEQVQVVFD
- a CDS encoding Response regulator (MaGe:77307484), whose translation is MNTAPHPDKPTLLMAEDEEDTASLLKFLLERAGYRIVHAPDGLQAQQLIDTMAPPSLVLLDIMLPHMSGLQLLPYIRSKPEWQQVPIIMLTADSSEHDIQRALAAGANDYMVKPFNPRELTARLNRFLKVAA
- a CDS encoding HEAT repeat domain-containing protein (MaGe:77307485) codes for the protein MVDQTLSQSIVGAGWLATFAIHGLILFLLGWTLVIRRLRASTDRRRQQMMTVWRPILAQSLIEAPDILPPIHPRDRVLFLYVWNHLQESIKGESSDELCAILRRTGMDHVVRHYLAKGTLRQQLLAIVTLGHLKDSSIWPRLVELAQDANAFRSFEAARALVRIDATKAIPELVPLLSQRADWSPLKVLTILQRAGNELVARALGEAAVQAEPLIAARLLRFLASTRNHRALPLIRPLLARRPLHENVLAGCLSLLGQCSDPQDLSTVRQYLTHPMWFIRVQAAAALGKMGVKEDEGALIGLLSDSHWWVRYRAAEALSLLPSMTDDKLSILVQTLPTTEARKVLTPFVAKRFEESLPHTPGLSAA